Proteins co-encoded in one Schaalia radingae genomic window:
- a CDS encoding ROK family transcriptional regulator has protein sequence MTRAHKSSSRLTSLPRSARTSSRGNGGVKAQSLRAMNLALVFRYILADPGAVTRASVAATTGITRATVSRLVDELISAHLVTELDPSTDARRGRPAVRLTPREGYTTALGLEVNVSYLAARIVDLSGQIVAEGVQEGDFSDSDPQQTMRALGELADRVKAQADDAAEGDTLFLGTGLAVPGIVSAQAVILAPNLGWRDLPLHTLLAPLSHLGVVTVANEADLAAWAVACPQPGVPSGPPSFVYVSGEVGIGAGIIIDHALLPGSHGWAGEIGHISTDPAGPTCRCGATGCLEAYIGQRALVERAGLARGATNVDVVAAAQAGNAAARVALDEGGAALGRTLSAVINMLDIPLVVLGGSVADIGSELRERALPELRTRVLHSAGSPSEIRIAEHSASLATIGAAHRVLQHLVDDPMAWTARVERSQESA, from the coding sequence ATGACCCGAGCACATAAGTCCTCATCACGCCTCACCTCCCTGCCGCGCAGTGCCCGCACATCCTCACGTGGCAACGGCGGCGTCAAAGCTCAGTCGTTGCGCGCCATGAATCTCGCCCTCGTCTTTCGCTATATCCTGGCCGATCCCGGAGCAGTCACCCGCGCCTCGGTCGCGGCGACAACTGGCATTACGCGAGCAACAGTCTCCCGCCTGGTGGACGAGCTCATCTCGGCTCACCTGGTCACCGAACTCGACCCGTCAACTGATGCTCGACGAGGCAGGCCAGCGGTGCGCCTGACCCCGCGGGAAGGATATACGACCGCACTGGGATTGGAAGTCAACGTCTCCTACCTGGCTGCACGCATCGTGGACCTGTCAGGGCAGATCGTGGCCGAAGGCGTGCAGGAAGGCGACTTTTCAGACTCAGATCCGCAGCAGACCATGCGCGCTCTGGGGGAGCTGGCTGATCGGGTAAAAGCGCAAGCCGATGACGCGGCAGAAGGCGACACACTGTTTCTTGGCACCGGGTTGGCCGTGCCCGGCATTGTTTCCGCTCAGGCTGTGATCCTCGCTCCCAACCTGGGGTGGCGTGACCTGCCGTTACACACGCTGCTCGCACCGCTGTCCCACCTGGGTGTCGTCACCGTCGCGAACGAGGCCGACCTGGCAGCGTGGGCCGTAGCATGTCCGCAACCTGGCGTCCCATCAGGGCCGCCCTCGTTCGTCTACGTGTCCGGTGAAGTCGGTATTGGCGCAGGCATCATCATTGACCACGCTCTCCTGCCCGGTTCGCACGGATGGGCAGGCGAAATCGGACATATTTCCACCGACCCTGCCGGCCCGACATGCAGATGCGGCGCGACGGGATGCCTGGAAGCCTACATCGGCCAGCGCGCACTGGTAGAGCGCGCAGGTCTGGCACGCGGCGCGACAAATGTCGATGTTGTCGCTGCTGCTCAAGCTGGCAACGCTGCTGCCCGCGTTGCATTGGACGAGGGTGGCGCCGCTCTGGGGCGCACACTGTCTGCCGTCATCAACATGCTCGACATTCCTTTGGTGGTGTTGGGCGGCTCCGTCGCTGACATTGGCTCTGAACTGCGCGAACGGGCACTGCCTGAATTGCGCACACGGGTCCTCCACTCTGCCGGCAGCCCCTCTGAAATCCGCATTGCCGAGCACTCTGCTTCACTTGCCACGATCGGCGCGGCACACCGAGTCCTACAGCACCTCGTCGATGATCCGATGGCGTGGACAGCACGCGTGGAACGGTCGCAGGAAAGTGCCTGA